From Tripterygium wilfordii isolate XIE 37 chromosome 13, ASM1340144v1, whole genome shotgun sequence, the proteins below share one genomic window:
- the LOC120013004 gene encoding ADP-ribosylation factor-like protein 5, with translation MGAFISRFWFMLFPAKEYKIVVVGLDNAGKTTTLYKLHLGEVVTTHPTVGSNVEELVYKNIRFEVWDLGGQERLRTSWATYYRGTHAVIAVIDSTDRARIGIMKEELFRLLGHEDLQHSVILVFANKQDLKDAMSPAEITDALSLHSIKNHDWHIQACCAINGEGLYDGLGWIAQRVTGKAPS, from the exons ATGGGTGCATTCATATCGAGATTTTGGTTCATGTTGTTCCCTGCGAAGGAGTACAAGATTGTGGTTGTTGGGTTGGATAACGCGGGCAAGACCACGACGCTTTACAAATTGCACTTAGGAGAGGTAGTCACTACTCACCCTACTGTTGGAAGCAATGTTGAGGAACTTGTCTACAAGAACATTCGATTCGAG GTCTGGGACCTTGGTGGTCAAGAAAGGCTGAGGACATCATGGGCAACATATTACCGTGGAACTCATGCTGTTATTGCAGTGATAGACAGCACTGATAGGGCCAGGATTGGCATTATGAAGGAGGAACTTTTCAGGTTGCTTGGACATGAGGATCTTCAACACTCTGTTATACTTGTTTTTGCAAATAAACAAGACCTCAAGGATGCGATGAGCCCAGCTGAAATTACTGATGCCCTTTCTCTACACAGCATCAAGAATCACGATTGGCACATTCAAGCCTGCTGTGCAATTAACGGTGAAGGGCTCTATGATGGTCTAGGGTGGATCGCTCAGCGAGTTACTGGGAAAGCCCCAAGCTGA
- the LOC120013006 gene encoding guanine nucleotide-binding protein subunit gamma 2-like has product MQSGRSESAGPITLRLQSLSSSDMRGKHRIQAELKRLEQEARFLQEELEKLEKMEAASTACKEMLTNVESRPDPLLPVTNGPINPFWDRWFEGPQESKGCRCGGRCWIL; this is encoded by the exons ATGCAATCGGGTAGGTCCGAATCCGCGGGCCCGATTACCCTGCGACTTCAGTCTTTGTCATCGTCTGATATGAGAGGTAAGCATAGGATACAGGCGGAGTTGAAGCGGCTAGAACAAGAGGCTAGATTCTTACAG GAAGAGCTTGAAAAGTTAGAGAAAATGGAGGCAGCATCAACTGCATGCAAAGA GATGCTGACTAATGTTGAAAGTAGACCAGACCCATTACTCCCAGT GACAAATGGACCCATAAATCCATTTTGGGATAGATGGTTTGAAGGCCCCCAAGAATCAAAGGGTTGCAGGTGCGGGGGCAGGTGCTGGATACTCTGA
- the LOC120013583 gene encoding calmodulin-like protein 8 gives MANGLSDEQIVEFREAFCLFDKDGDGCITIEELATVIRSLDQNPTEEELIDMISEVDADGNGTIEFNEFLNLMAKKIKETDVEEEIKEAFKVFDKDQNGYISPNELRHVMINMGEKLTDEEVEQMIREADLDGDGQVNYDEFVKMMMTVG, from the exons ATGGCAAATGGTCTGAGTGACGAACAGATTGTTGAGTTCAGAGAAGCCTTTTGCCTCTTTGATAAGGACGGAGACG GTTGCATTACAATTGAAGAACTGGCAACAGTGATAAGGTCACTGGATCAAAACCCAACAGAAGAAGAACTGATTGACATGATTAGCGAGGTTGATGCCGATGGGAATGGGACTATTGAGTTCAATGAGTTCTTGAACTTGATGGCCAAGAAAATTAAG GAGACTGATGTAGAGGAGGAAATCAAAGAGGCATTCAAAGTGTTTGACAAGGACCAAAATGGTTACATTTCACCTAATgag TTGAGGCATGTGATGATCAATATGGGTGAGAAATTAACAGACGAAGAGGTGGAGCAGATGATTAGGGAGGCCGATTTGGACGGTGATGGCCAGGTTAATTACGATGAATTCGTCAAGATGATGATGACCGTCGGATGA
- the LOC120013470 gene encoding meiotic recombination protein DMC1 homolog encodes MIATLKAEEQSQLQLVEREEIDDEEDLFEAIDKLISHGINAGDVKKLQDAGIFSCNGLMMHTKKNLTGIKGLSDAKVDKICEAAEKIVNFGYITGSDALIRRKSVVRITTGSQALDELLGGGIETLAITEAFGEFRSGKTQLAHTLCVSTQLPTNMRGGNGKVAYIDTEGTFRPDRIVPIAERFGMDPGAVLDNIIYARAYTYEHQYNLLLGLAAKMSEEPFRLLIVDSVIALFRVDFTGRGELADRQQKLAQMLSRMIKIAEEFNVAVYMTNQVIADPGGGVFISDPKKPAGGHVLAHAATIRLMFRKGKGEQRVCKVFDAPNLPEAEAVFQITPGGIADAKD; translated from the exons ATGATAGCTACTCTCAA AGCTGAAGAGCAAAGCCAGTTACAGCTCGTCGAACGAGAAGAAATCGACGATGAAGAGGACTTGTTTGAAGCGATCGACAAGC TGATCTCCCATGGAATCAATGCTGGAGACGTGAAGAAACTCCAAGATGCTGGGATCTTTTCCTGCAATGGCTTGATGATGCACACAAAGAAG AACTTGACTGGGATCAAAGGACTATCTGACGCCAAAGTCGATAAGATATGTGAAGCTGCCGAGAAGATAGTT AATTTTGGTTATATAACCGGAAGTGATGCTCTGATCAGA AGGAAGTCGGTGGTTCGCATCACAACTGGAAGCCAAGCCCTTGATGAACTCTTAGGCG GTGGGATTGAAACTCTGGCTATTACAGAAGCATTTGGGGAATTCCG GTCTGGTAAAACGCAGCTTGCACATACACTCTGTGTGTCTACACAG CTTCCCACAAACATGCGGGGAGGGAATGGAAAAGTTGCTTACATCGATACTGAAGGAACTTT TCGACCTGATCGCATTGTACCAATCGCTGAAAGATTTGGCATGGATCCAGGTGCTGTCCTTGACAAT ATCATCTACGCTCGTGCCTACACGTATGAACATCAGTATAATCTCCTGCTTGGGTTGGCTGCAAAAATGTCTGAAGAACCATTTAGACTTCTG ATTGTGGATTCAGTGATTGCTCTCTTTCGAGTGGATTTCACAGGAAGAGGAGAGCTTGCAGACCGCCAG CAAAAATTGGCACAGATGCTGTCCAGAATGATAAAGATTGCAGAGGAATTTAATGTTGCAGTTTATATGACTAATCAAG TTATAGCTGACCCAGGTGGAGGAGTGTTCATATCAGATCCTAAGAAGCCAGCAGGAGGTCATGTCCTGGCGCATGCAGCCACAATCAGGCTCATGTTCAGGAAAGGCAAAGGTGAACAGCGTGTCTGTAAGGTCTTTGATGCTCCAAATCTGCCAGAGGCTGAAGCT GTGTTTCAGATAACTCCAGGGGGCATTGCGGATGCAAAGGATTAA
- the LOC120012656 gene encoding uncharacterized protein LOC120012656: MDKNKKSVCFGSSYGWLIYIDRYVDAFLLNPFTRNRVQLHRIGSPLEIPDHAIASCGPEHYFGKAILSSDASNHSRQGTCFFVILMYHGNNGRSKLGFYKSGVSSWTKLDGCEHGPYVDITCHEEKLYALGRNNGSVEVWHLLQDWLLPVKKGDMSEIGFERTLHNHHLKEIRVYLVADAAAGDLLLVIKYLLQIDTFFGQDDHLKMPQFEFFKLDVEQKVWVKMASLGDRALFLGINDSISFDSKEGKLIQPDAVYFTDDDWYRDHNGLYKGYCMAVGELKANRFVFRNVYGKAMLMGQYPMPTFPRRTIWFAPHPW; the protein is encoded by the coding sequence ATGGACAAGAACAAGAAGTCTGTCTGCTTTGGTTCTTCTTACGGTTGGCTAATATATATAGACAGGTACGTTGATGCATTCCTCTTGAATCCTTTTACAAGAAACAGAGTGCAACTTCATCGAATTGGTTCTCCCTTGGAAATACCTGATCATGCTATTGCTTCTTGTGGACCTGAGCATTACTTCGGCAAAGCAATACTATCATCAGACGCATCTAATCACAGCAGACAAGGTACGTGCTTTTTTGTTATATTAATGTACCATGGCAACAATGGACGCAGCAAGCTAGGTTTTTATAAAAGTGGAGTTAGTTCTTGGACTAAACTTGATGGCTGCGAGCACGGACCTTATGTTGATATCACATGTCATGAGGAAAAACTATATGCTTTGGGCAGAAATAATGGTTCTGTTGAGGTTTGGCACTTGCTTCAAGATTGGCTTCTTCCTGTAAAGAAAGGAGACATGAGTGAGATTGGTTTCGAGAGAACACTACATAACCACCATCTTAAAGAGATCAGGGTTTACTTGGTGGCAGATGCAGCAGCAGGGGATTTGTTACTTGTGATCAAGTATTTGCTGCAAATTGACACTTTTTTTGGTCAGGACGATCATCTCAAAATGCcacaatttgaattttttaagcTTGATGTTGAGCAAAAAGTTTGGGTGAAGATGGCTTCATTGGGTGATCGAGCTTTGTTTTTGGGTATAAATGACTCCATATCCTTCGATTCTAAGGAGGGGAAGCTGATTCAACCTGATGCTGTCTACTTCACAGATGATGACTGGTATCGTGACCACAATGGCTTGTACAAAGGATACTGCATGGCCGTCGGCGAGCTAAAAGCTAACCGTTTCGTATTCCGTAATGTTTATGGTAAGGCGATGTTGATGGGACAATATCCAATGCCTACTTTTCCACGACGTACAATATGGTTTGCTCCTCATCCTTGGTAG
- the LOC120012049 gene encoding protein TIFY 4B-like isoform X1: MDTGATPSQSVLDKPLSQLTEEDISQLTREDCRKFLKDKGMRRPSWNKSQAIQQVISLKALLEANEDSGAGALCRILGSPILDAPPVSASVLHLETPPMGYPVKEPSNGGCAGHISAATVDEVISYGQKESPKSTTPSEELGCPRTASDVNVISPRSPSVTNGLVGQMTIFYSGKVNVYDGVPPDKARAVMHFAASPIPLDNTLCRTSALWSFPSHSHTASEKHGPVPTGGTTLNTIQTEGQGSREVSLQRFLKKRKDRGRFKGRNNTGLTSSGLEVYLNHQVEKHSPNGHTSRSSTSSPPQPGRPSAFSGDNQAKASYSVDLNDGRLCSRTPNLYMTHCSFAAGE, encoded by the exons ATGGACACTGGAGCCACGCCGTCGCAGTCGGTACTAGACAAACCCCTCTCGCAACTAACTGAAGAAGACATTTCTCAGCTCACCCGCGAAGATTGCCGCAAATTTCTTAAAGACAAAG GAATGCGGAGACCCTCTTGGAACAAATCGCAGGCGATCCAGCAAGTTATATCCCTCAAAGCTCTTCTCGAAGCTAACGAAGATTCCGGCGCCGGTGCCCTCTGCAGAATTCTCGGTTCTCCCATTCTAGACGCGCCGCCCGTGAGTGCCAGCGTTTTACATCTT GAAACTCCACCTATGGGTTATCCGGTTAAGGAGCCGAGCAACGGTGGTTGTGCTGGTCACATTTCAGCAGCAACGGTGGACGAGGTGATTTCATATGGGCAGAAAGAATCTCCAAAATCCACCACTCCCTCGGAGGAATTGGGTTGCCCACGGACAGCTAGCGATGTTAATGTTATCAGTCCCAG GAGTCCAAGTGTGACAAATGGTTTAGTTGGGCAGATGACAATTTTCTACTCTGGCAAGGTTAATGTGTATGATGGAGTTCCGCCAGATAAG GCGCGGGCGGTAATGCATTTTGCAGCTAGTCCTATACCTTTGGACAATACACTGTGTAGAACTTCAGCACTGTGGTCCTTTCCATCTCATTCACATACTGCAAGTGAAAAACATGGTCCTGTTCCTACTGGTGGAACAACTCTCAATACTATACAAACAG AAGGGCAGGGGAGCAGGGAAGTGTCATTGCAaaggtttctcaaaaagcgGAAAGACAG GGGAAGATTTAAGGGCAGGAATAATACAGGGCTCACGTCTTCTGGCTTGGAGGTGTATCTGAACCATCAGGTTGAGAAACATAGCCCAAATGGACACACAAGCCGAAGCAGCACAAGCTCTCCCCCCCAGCCTGGACGGCCATCTGCGTTCTCAGGAGACAACCAAGCGAAGGCTAGTTATTCTGTTGATCTCAATGACGGTAGGCT ATGTTCAAGGACGCCGAATTTGTATATGACCCACTGCTCATTTGCTGCTGGAGAATAA
- the LOC120012049 gene encoding protein TIFY 4B-like isoform X2 encodes MDTGATPSQSVLDKPLSQLTEEDISQLTREDCRKFLKDKGMRRPSWNKSQAIQQVISLKALLEANEDSGAGALCRILGSPILDAPPETPPMGYPVKEPSNGGCAGHISAATVDEVISYGQKESPKSTTPSEELGCPRTASDVNVISPRSPSVTNGLVGQMTIFYSGKVNVYDGVPPDKARAVMHFAASPIPLDNTLCRTSALWSFPSHSHTASEKHGPVPTGGTTLNTIQTEGQGSREVSLQRFLKKRKDRGRFKGRNNTGLTSSGLEVYLNHQVEKHSPNGHTSRSSTSSPPQPGRPSAFSGDNQAKASYSVDLNDGRLCSRTPNLYMTHCSFAAGE; translated from the exons ATGGACACTGGAGCCACGCCGTCGCAGTCGGTACTAGACAAACCCCTCTCGCAACTAACTGAAGAAGACATTTCTCAGCTCACCCGCGAAGATTGCCGCAAATTTCTTAAAGACAAAG GAATGCGGAGACCCTCTTGGAACAAATCGCAGGCGATCCAGCAAGTTATATCCCTCAAAGCTCTTCTCGAAGCTAACGAAGATTCCGGCGCCGGTGCCCTCTGCAGAATTCTCGGTTCTCCCATTCTAGACGCGCCGCCC GAAACTCCACCTATGGGTTATCCGGTTAAGGAGCCGAGCAACGGTGGTTGTGCTGGTCACATTTCAGCAGCAACGGTGGACGAGGTGATTTCATATGGGCAGAAAGAATCTCCAAAATCCACCACTCCCTCGGAGGAATTGGGTTGCCCACGGACAGCTAGCGATGTTAATGTTATCAGTCCCAG GAGTCCAAGTGTGACAAATGGTTTAGTTGGGCAGATGACAATTTTCTACTCTGGCAAGGTTAATGTGTATGATGGAGTTCCGCCAGATAAG GCGCGGGCGGTAATGCATTTTGCAGCTAGTCCTATACCTTTGGACAATACACTGTGTAGAACTTCAGCACTGTGGTCCTTTCCATCTCATTCACATACTGCAAGTGAAAAACATGGTCCTGTTCCTACTGGTGGAACAACTCTCAATACTATACAAACAG AAGGGCAGGGGAGCAGGGAAGTGTCATTGCAaaggtttctcaaaaagcgGAAAGACAG GGGAAGATTTAAGGGCAGGAATAATACAGGGCTCACGTCTTCTGGCTTGGAGGTGTATCTGAACCATCAGGTTGAGAAACATAGCCCAAATGGACACACAAGCCGAAGCAGCACAAGCTCTCCCCCCCAGCCTGGACGGCCATCTGCGTTCTCAGGAGACAACCAAGCGAAGGCTAGTTATTCTGTTGATCTCAATGACGGTAGGCT ATGTTCAAGGACGCCGAATTTGTATATGACCCACTGCTCATTTGCTGCTGGAGAATAA
- the LOC120012049 gene encoding protein TIFY 4B-like isoform X3: MDTGATPSQSVLDKPLSQLTEEDISQLTREDCRKFLKDKGMRRPSWNKSQAIQQVISLKALLEANEDSGAGALCRILGSPILDAPPVSASVLHLETPPMGYPVKEPSNGGCAGHISAATVDEVISYGQKESPKSTTPSEELGCPRTASDVNVISPRSPSVTNGLVGQMTIFYSGKVNVYDGVPPDKARAVMHFAASPIPLDNTLCRTSALWSFPSHSHTASEKHGPVPTGGTTLNTIQTEGQGSREVSLQRFLKKRKDRGRFKGRNNTGLTSSGLEVYLNHQVEKHSPNGHTSRSSTSSPPQPGRPSAFSGDNQAKASYSVDLNDDVQGRRICI; the protein is encoded by the exons ATGGACACTGGAGCCACGCCGTCGCAGTCGGTACTAGACAAACCCCTCTCGCAACTAACTGAAGAAGACATTTCTCAGCTCACCCGCGAAGATTGCCGCAAATTTCTTAAAGACAAAG GAATGCGGAGACCCTCTTGGAACAAATCGCAGGCGATCCAGCAAGTTATATCCCTCAAAGCTCTTCTCGAAGCTAACGAAGATTCCGGCGCCGGTGCCCTCTGCAGAATTCTCGGTTCTCCCATTCTAGACGCGCCGCCCGTGAGTGCCAGCGTTTTACATCTT GAAACTCCACCTATGGGTTATCCGGTTAAGGAGCCGAGCAACGGTGGTTGTGCTGGTCACATTTCAGCAGCAACGGTGGACGAGGTGATTTCATATGGGCAGAAAGAATCTCCAAAATCCACCACTCCCTCGGAGGAATTGGGTTGCCCACGGACAGCTAGCGATGTTAATGTTATCAGTCCCAG GAGTCCAAGTGTGACAAATGGTTTAGTTGGGCAGATGACAATTTTCTACTCTGGCAAGGTTAATGTGTATGATGGAGTTCCGCCAGATAAG GCGCGGGCGGTAATGCATTTTGCAGCTAGTCCTATACCTTTGGACAATACACTGTGTAGAACTTCAGCACTGTGGTCCTTTCCATCTCATTCACATACTGCAAGTGAAAAACATGGTCCTGTTCCTACTGGTGGAACAACTCTCAATACTATACAAACAG AAGGGCAGGGGAGCAGGGAAGTGTCATTGCAaaggtttctcaaaaagcgGAAAGACAG GGGAAGATTTAAGGGCAGGAATAATACAGGGCTCACGTCTTCTGGCTTGGAGGTGTATCTGAACCATCAGGTTGAGAAACATAGCCCAAATGGACACACAAGCCGAAGCAGCACAAGCTCTCCCCCCCAGCCTGGACGGCCATCTGCGTTCTCAGGAGACAACCAAGCGAAGGCTAGTTATTCTGTTGATCTCAATGACG ATGTTCAAGGACGCCGAATTTGTATATGA
- the LOC120012138 gene encoding EPIDERMAL PATTERNING FACTOR-like protein 5: MGVVCRHRRHYYHNHHRLLSAFTFFLFFTTSLTAFSKLGGGFREREEEARGSGSDPISRVMTQKGLGGPGSSPPTCRSKCGSCFPCKPVHVPIQPGFSMPLEYYPEAWRCKCGNKLFMP, from the exons ATGGGCGTTGTGTGCCGCCACCGCCGCCATTACTACCACAATCATCACCGTCTACTCTCTGCCTTcactttcttcttattcttcacCACCTCGCTCACAGCGTTCTCCAAACTCG GTGGCGGGTTCcgggagagagaggaggaggcGAGAGGAAGTGGGTCGGATCCAATTTCTCGGGTTATGACCCAGAAGGGACTAGGTGGGCCGGGTTCTTCTCCGCCCACGTGTAGATCCAAGTGTGGAAGTTGTTTCCCTTGTAAGCCGGTTCACGTTCCGATCCAACCCGGATTCAGTATGCCATTAGAGTACTACCCTGAAGCTTGGCGATGCAAGTGTGGCAACAAACTATTCATGCCTTAA